One window from the genome of Anguilla rostrata isolate EN2019 chromosome 5, ASM1855537v3, whole genome shotgun sequence encodes:
- the lingo2b gene encoding leucine-rich repeat and immunoglobulin-like domain-containing nogo receptor-interacting protein 2b: MVDCISKVMLHTAISCWQPFLGLALVLVFVGSALGCPARCECSAQSKSVICHRKRLLAIPEGIPIETRVLDLSKNKLRSVNPDNFSSFPQLEELDLSDNIIGSVEPGAFNALVNMHSLSLKSNRIKLIPLGVFTGLANLTLLDISDNKIVILLDYMFQDLHNLKVLEVGDNDLVYISHRAFSGLLGLESLTLERCNLTMVPTEALSHLHNLVTLRLRQLNIAVLHPNSFRKLFRLRHLEIDSWPALDSFPADTLQGLNLTTLSVTNTNLSAFPYQAFRHLPYLTHLNLSFSRIAHVQGGMLAELGRLRELHLVGAGLLAIEPYAFQGMRSLRVLNVSHNQLDTLERSAFQAPEVLEKLLIDGNPLVCDCRLMWLLQRRHSIQFGEAQPECGTPEGVRGRPFREFKESLLSYYVTCTKPRIRQNKTQLLFVDEGQPARLYCSADGTPRPTVTWLTPRQRHVTYKSSGRVAVHASGTLEIKVSEVHDSGVYVCVASNAAGNDSLSASLAVKSLGISDRSLYANRTSQYYTEPNSTATNGTNLFNMTFGLDLKTILVSTAMGCFTFLGVVLFCFLLLFVWSRGKGKHKSNIDIEYVPRKSAGAAAEGAEQAGPRRVNMKMI; encoded by the coding sequence ATGGTCGACTGCATCAGCAAAGTCATGCTGCACACGGCTATCTCATGCTGGCAACCGTTCCTGGGGCTGGCCCTCGTCCTCGTCTTCGTCGGCTCCGCCCTCGGGTGCCCCGCCCGGTGCGAGTGCTCCGCCCAGAGCAAGTCCGTCATCTGCCACCGCAAGCGCCTGCTGGCCATCCCCGAGGGCATCCCCATCGAGACGCGCGTCCTGGACCTGAGCAAGAACAAGCTGCGGAGCGTCAACCCCGACAACTTCTCCTCCTTCccgcagctggaggagctggacctcaGCGACAACATCATCGGCTCGGTGGAGCCGGGCGCCTTCAACGCCCTGGTCAACATGCACAGCCTCAGCCTGAAGAGCAACCGCATCAAGCTGATCCCGCTGGGCGTGTTCACCGGGCTGGCCAACCTCACCCTGCTGGACATCAGCGACAACAAGATCGTCATCCTGCTGGACTACATGTTCCAGGACCTGCACAACCTGAAGGTGCTGGAGGTCGGGGACAACGACCTGGTGTACATCTCGCACCGGGCCTTCAGCGGCCTGCTGGGCCTGGAGAGCCTGACGCTGGAGCGCTGCAACCTGACCATGGTGCCCACTGAGGCCCTGTCGCACCTGCACAACCTGGTGACGCTGCGCCTGCGGCAGCTCAACATCGCCGTGCTGCACCCCAACTCCTTCCGCAAGCTGTTCCGCCTGCGGCACCTGGAGATCGACAGCTGGCCCGCCCTGGACAGCTTCCCCGCCGACACCCTGCAGGGGCTCAACCTGACCACGCTGTCCGTCACCAACACCAACCTGTCCGCCTTCCCCTACCAGGCCTTCCGCCACCTGCCGTACCTGACGCACCTCAACCTGTCCTTCAGCCGCATCGCGCACGTCCAGGGGGGCATGCTGGCGGAGCTGGGGAGGCTCCGCGAGCTGCACCtagtgggggcggggctgctcgCTATCGAGCCCTACGCCTTCCAGGGCATGCGGTCGCTGCGCGTCCTCAACGTCTCGCACAACCAGCTGGACACCCTGGAGCGCTCGGCCTTCCAGGCCCCGGAGGTGCTGGAGAAGCTCCTGATCGACGGGAACCCGCTGGTGTGCGACTGCCGGCTCATGTGGCTCCTGCAGAGGCGGCACTCCATCCAGTTCGGCGAGGCCCAGCCCGAGTGCGGCACGCCCGAGGGCGTGCGCGGGCGCCCCTTCCGCGAGTTCAAGGAGTCGCTGCTGTCCTACTACGTGACCTGCACCAAGCCGCGCATCCGGCAGAACAAGACCCAGCTGCTGTTCGTGGACGAGGGCCAGCCGGCCCGGCTGTACTGCAGCGCGGACGGCACGCCCCGCCCGACCGTCACCTGGCTCACCCCGCGCCAGCGCCACGTCACCTACAAGAGCAGCGGGCGGGTGGCGGTGCACGCCAGCGGCACGCTGGAGATCAAGGTGTCCGAGGTGCACGACAGCggcgtgtacgtgtgcgtggCCAGCAACGCGGCGGGCAACGACAGCCTGTCGGCCTCGCTGGCCGTCAAGAGCCTGGGGATCAGCGACAGGTCGCTTTACGCCAACAGGACCTCTCAGTACTACACTGAGCCCAACAGCACCGCCACCAACGGCACCAACCTCTTCAACATGACCTTTGGCCTGGACCTAAAGACCATTTTGGTGTCCACCGCCATGGGCTGCTTCACCTTCCTGGGCGTGGTCCTCTtctgcttcctgctgctctttGTGTGGAGCCGCGGGAAGGGGAAGCACAAAAGCAACATCGACATCGAGTACGTGCCGCGCAAGTCCGCCGGGGCGGCGGCCGAGGGCGCGGAGCAGGCCGGCCCCCGCCGGGTCAACATGAAGATGATTTAA